CCCCAAAATAAACATAATTTCCCCTTAGTCTGGATAGATGGATTGGCTTTATTAAGTTGGGGAATTTTGTTACTCAAATATGCCATCACAGGACAGTACAAATTATTGATTCACCCAAATTACTATGGCTTGGTATTAGGTAGCGGAATCCTGTTGATGGCTTTAGGTATGCTCAAAGTAAAATTAATTTTGGCTGGTAACTATGGAAACATCAGCGAACATATTAGTCTTTTGCCGCCTGGTTTTGGCAGCAGCTTATTGTTAATAGTTGCGATCGCTGGGTTATTAATTCCGCCCCAAGTTCTAACCAGTCAAACTGCCCTTAAACGGGGAATTAGCGATATTTCTCTGAGTAGTTCTCAACCCCAGGCTTTCCGTGTGGCAACTAAGCCCGAGGCGCGATCGCTAATTGATTGGATTAGGACAATTAACGCCTATCCCGAACCCGATGCTTATAGCGGGCAACCAGCTAATGTCAGTGGTTTTGTGCTGCATTTAGAGGAACTTCCCGATAATTACCTCATGCTGTCTCGGTTTGTGATTACCTGTTGTGCGGTGGATGCATATCCCATTGGCATTCCTGTCCAATTAGCAACTAACCGTAGTGATTATCCTCCCGACACTTGGTTAGAAATTCAAGGTGAAATGATCGCAGAAACAATATCAAGTAGAGATCGCTTAGACTCCAACGTCACCAAAAAACGTTCTGTGGTTTTAGCAGCCAAATCAATTACAACTATTCCTACTCCTGCCGATCCTTATAGTTACAAATAAGCCTATGAAGACAGAAAAGCAATTACAACCAATCGATCGGCTAGCGATCGGCTTAATTATAGTCTTGGCTTTAATTATGGGATTATTAATCTGGGGCGATAGTGCTTGCGATCGCAACTGCATTTTTAATTCTGGGGCGAAAGTCAGTGATTTTAATTGGCAAAATAAAACTATAGGCAGGGAAGATCGCGCTTTTGTCTTGAGTTTTAATCGCCCCATGGATCATGCTAGCGTGGAACAAAATTTAAGTATTACGCCTCCTCTGGCTGGTAAGATTAGCTGGTCTGGTTTAAGACTGGCTTATACTTTAAAATCTCCTGCACCCTACGGGGAAACTTATCAGGTATCATTAGCAGGTGCAACAGACAGATTCACTAATCAAAAACAAGCAGGAAAAACAATCGCGCCTTTTGAGGGCGAATTTCGTAGTCGCGATCGCGCTTTTGCCTATATTGGTACTCAAGGGGTAGAAAAAGGAAAGTTAATTCTGTTTAATTGGACGCAACAGCAACCACAAATACTTACTCCTGATAATTTAACCGTATTTGATTTTGAACCTTATTCTCAAGGCGATCGCATTCTATTTTCTGCTGCTGACACCAAGCTAGGTATCAAGGGAATTCAAAATTTGCAACTCTACAGGGTAAATACAGGTTTGAATGTTAAACCAGCGAATAACCTAAGAGTAGAATTAATCTTAGATAATCAGAAGTATCAAAATAACAAGTTTGATTTAGCACAAGATGGCGAGACAATTGTGGTGCAGAGACTTAACCGTAACAACCCTACCGAATACGGCTTATGGATGATTGTCGATCATCAGCCAGCACAACTAATAACTGACGAGCAAATTGGCGATTTTTTAATTGCACCAGATAGTCAAACTGTAGCAGTGGCACAGGGCGAAGGTATTGCTTTATTGCCTTTAGAAGCCGATGCTCAACCTCTAGACTTCTTGCCTAGATTTGGTCAAGTTCTAGACTTTACTGCTGATGGTACGGGAGCAGCAATGATTGACTATAATACCGATAAAGCCAAGTTACGCTACACGCGATCGCTATTCTATGTCAACACTCAGGGAATCCAAAAAGAACTCTTAAATACCGCTGGTTCAATTCAAAATTGTCAGTTCGATCCCACAGCAACCCATCTCTACTGTTGGTTAACCGAATTGAAAACAGGAAAGGAATATATTGAACAACCTTACATAGCCGAAATCGATCTCAAAACTAAGCAAACTAGAACTCTTGTATCTTTGACAGACTATCAAGATAGTAAATTGAGTATTGCACCAGATGGATTGGGAATTCTTTTTGAGCGATCGCTTTCTAATTCAGTTACCGATTCTCAAAGTAATAAAAGTCTTTGGTTGCTGATCCCTTCTGACGAACAAGCAAATTCTATATCTAATGCCGAACAATTGCCCTTTATGGGTTTTCGTCCCCAGTGGTTACCGTGAAAATGGTGTTAAATGACTAGTAAAATTGTAATCTGTATACCAATCGCTTTAAATACTAGACAGGAAATTGCTTCTGCTTTAAAAAATAAGTATGGTATGGATTATGTGTTTATTGGTCGAGTCTTGCGATCGCAATTCACGAATGAAAGTTGTGAAATTGATATCTGCAAAGTAAACTGCATAAGCGATCGCGCGTGGACACAGTTCAATCGCGATGCTAGTCTGGCTGATGCTTTTAAAATTGCAGGAAATAAAATTAATGCCACCACGCTACAAAAAATAAATCATCATCGAGTTATTTATCTAATCTCTACCAATACAGGATACGATGCTTGTCTCAAAATTGCTAAATTTGCTCAAGTTTTGCTCGAGATTGGGGGATTTGCGATTAAAGTAGAGTCGGCAGGAATTGCCCATGAAAAGGACAGGTGGTTAGCTAATTATGATTCCGATGATGTGTTTGATATCTATTCTCTGTTTGTAGCGTTAATCCAAGGAGACGATTATTACTACTCCTGTGGGATGCACAACTTTAGTAAAGCTGATGTGGCGCTAGATTTTAGCCAAGATACTGGTTTAGCGATTTATGTAATGAATGTATTTAATTACTATCGTTTAACTGAATCGCCCATTTTGCAAGACGGACATACCTTTCAACCTGATATTGCATCGCCAACCTATCAAATAGAGTGGATACAAGATGATCGATGTGAAACGGATAGTCCGCTATTTAACTCTTATGGAAGATGGTATCTATACCCGCTTCGCGATTAGCTTTTAGTTAATTCACAATAGCGATATTTGTCATCTAATCATTAATTGATTTCTTCGCTCATAACCTTCAGTCGGACAATTTGCTCTCCTGCTTCATCTAATGGCACTTCAATAATTTCACTAGTCAGAGATTCCAAACAGGTTAAAAGCGATCGCAAATGAGGATTAGATGCCCCCGTTTCTACATACAGGCGATCGGCAGCGTTACTCATGCGTTTCCAGGTAGTATAAAGTTTGCCTACAGTTTGTTCTAGAGTAGTGGCTTGCTTAACTAAATCCGCAGCAGTGTTGATACAGTCTAATCTGAGAGCTTCTTCTAAGGCTAATTCCATATCTACTGCCTTATCCCGCAAAGTTTGCACCTGGGCAGCGGCATCAAGATATTTTGCTAGGTTTTTTGCCTCAGCAGTCATCATTTTGACCGTATCAATATCGGGGCTTTCGGCAATTTCTTTTTTAATCTCGATCAAATGAGAGTCGGGTAACTTTTCCATTTCCCTGACTAAAGGAGCAAGATGACGGGCAGGTAACGAGCCTTCGGCTGCCTTTTCTTTAATCTCGTCAGGGAGTAATTCTGAACTCATTGCCGTCCATTCATCTCCTAGCTGCTTGACTTCACGGCGAGTAATGCGATCGCCTTTTTGAGCAGCTTCACTAACTAGCTGTTGAATTTCTGGGGCAGATTTAGCGGTTTCCACAAATGCCCGTTTACTAAAATTATTAATATTTTCAGCATCTAAAACTCCATCTGCCAATAGCGTATCGGCACTGTTTGCCAGTTGAATCAGAGCATAAGCCTGAGATTTAGTAATTTCTCGATCTTTCAACCAGTTAAGAAACCCTGCTCCTCTACCTTCCCCACCCTTCTTTTCGCGATCTCTAACCGAGCGTAATACCCGTCCACGCCAAATATCTGTCTGAAGATCGAAGCGATCGCATATTTTCCAAATCGTATCCAATTGATGTTGAAACTCCGATTCTTGAATGGCTTCATCTTCTGGATCTGGCAAATCAAAATTAAAATCTGCGGGAATCTCTAAAGCAGCAACAATCTCTTCCTTAGAAATTCCATTTTCATTAACTAGGCTAGCTTCACTCATGCAGGGCAAAATATAGGAGTAAAAAGCAGGTTAACACAGATCGAGACGCGCTATCGAAACGATCTTCACTTAAGCTATTATGCCAAACAAGCAACAGCTAGCAAAGTCGAGAGCGTTAGCAGTTAAGAAGTTCAGGGTATTATGATTGATAGCAACTTAATTAAACTTCGAGACAATAAACATAACCTTTGCTTCGATATTGAAAAATTTTGTGGTCACGAGTTAATAAAATTAAATTATTAATCCTGGCAGTAGATCCTTTAAATATGCAGAAAGATTTACCCCGATCTTTTCAAGTCAATTTTGTTAAATAAAGAGAAGCCATCTATTTATCAGCGATCGCCAATTATTTCTAGCGCATCGATCGAAAAACATAGTAAGTAAAGCGATTATAGCGATCGCTCTGACTATCAAAAAGCAATTACACTTAAAATCTGATTGCTATATATATTTTGTCAAAATTGGAGACAGCATATAATTAACTAAGCAAGAAGCAAGAAACACAAAACTCCCATGGCATATCACGTTACCGCAGACTACGCCAGTGAAAACTTTGAGGAAATTATTCAACGAGCTAATATCGAAGCTGAAGGAGTAACAATCGTCAAAAATAATAAAAGCTTTGTACTAATCGATTAAGAAGAATTAGAAGCCTTAGTTAAAACTGCTGAGTTGCTTCAAGTACCTAGCATATTGACAGATATAGCTCAAGCTAGGAAAGAACACAAACTTAGTAGCTCAACCGATTGAATTTAAACTGCCTATTCCTAGTTATCTTAATGTTCCTAATTTGCCAGAAGGCTATTCAGAATTACAGTTAGAGGGATTAAATCATATTTACTCTCGCTGGGAATCTGTTAATTGTAATCTTGCTCAAGCTATTTGGAACATTCACGACGGAGAACATTTTGCGGGTACTCACAAAGATACCATGCTGTCTAAAGAGATAGAAATAAACAATCTGACTCAAAACGAGCATCAATTATCCTGGCAGCTTATTCTACATAAAAGAAACGATCGCGCAGTCAAAAATCATAAAATGAACCTGCTGGTAGAAAAAGTATTTGCTCAAAGTTTCAATACCTTTTTACCAAGTTTGGCAGTTGTCACCTTAGATTACCGAGGAAAAATAATTGTGGGCATTGTCACCATGTATTCAGAGTCGCCCCAGCAAGTTAGATTATGCCTAGATAGTTACACAGATATAGATTTTAGCTGGTGGCAAAAACTAATTAGGTTGCCCCAGTTGGCAAATCTATTTCGCGATCGCTTAATCTTTGAAGATATAGCTATTTTGGAAAATCTCTATGAAACATTTGATCACAAGATTATCCTCAAAAATGATACTCCAGCAGAATTAGCGATGAATTATCTGCAAACTTGGTCTGATTTATCGCTTAAATAAAACTACAATACCTCTTGAGAATATTTAAAGAAGCGATCGTTTTTGTCTACTTAATTATCGCAAACGCCCCATTTCTTGATATTCTTCTAAGACCATAGCGAAAAGATTATTTAATTCTGCTCTTGCTGCTTGGCGAAGTTTTTCCCCAAGCATGACATCCTTCAATTGCAGAAACATATGCCACAAAAGTATTATTATCGTCGGGACGAATAACGACTGTATAATTTTGCAGGGAGTTCATTAGTTACTCAATATAAAACTAAAAATCATATTTTCAATTATAAAGAGCTTTGATGAATCTATAGTCAATAGTCTCTTCCCCCAAGTCAAGAATGCGATCGCCTTCCAAATCTATGCTTTATACTAAATAAGGTATATTAACTAACAATTTAATGTTGGAAAACCAATTTACTTAATTGGCACTTCTAAAGAAGATATTGCCAATTTCACTATAATAAATAGTGATTTCACCCATGTGATCTACCTATTTAAATAGACATGACTATAAAATTATCTAAAGTTAAAAAACAGCAGTTGAGCGAATCAATCAAGCGATACTTTGAAGAAAAACTCGATGAAGAAATTGGCGATCTCAAGGCTTGACTATTTCTTGAGTTTTGTTTACAAGAAATCTGTCCTAGCGTTTATAATCAAGCAATTATCCATGCAAGATCTTTTATGGAAGATAAATTAAGCGATCTTGAAAATACTTGCTACAAACCAGAGTTTAATTATTGGCAAAAGTAAAGTGGCGTTGCTGAAAAGCAATGGTAAATTTCAAGAAAGTTAAAGTGAATAATCAAATAGTAAAAGGATAAAGTATCGTCAAAGTCGTCAATCTCTTTTGTCCATCGACAACTTTAGATTTCGATTTATTTATCGGCTTGATTAAAACAATATTGCCAAAAAAATAAGGAGTAATTTTATGGATATCTGTTGATTCATCTCCTAGCGCGTCAATCAAATCTATGAATAACTGTTCTGTTTCTTCAGTTGTCCAAGCATAAGGACGCTGATAATTGGGAATTTTAAAAACAAAATCATTACTAAAGACTTTTCTGATTGGATATCCCGCACCTTCAATTGTAATCGCCGTCATAATTACTCAAAAAATATTATTTTGGGTTTCTCTATAAATAGATTTCCCAAAATCAGGTTAGATGAAACATTAGCTAGTTTTAATTAGACTTCGACTAAATAATTATCCCTAAAAACAATACTCCAGTTTAATTAATCTCCGAAACAAATACCCAAGCCTCTAGCAGTCTTAACTAAAGTATCTTCAGGATCTACGGCACGATAATTTTCAATCGCTTCAGTAATAGGAATACTCGTTACTTGCCTATCTTGCCATGCCACCATGCGATCGTACTTATCCTGAGCAATTAGATCTACTGCTGCTACCCCAAATGCTGAAGCCAAGATGCGATCTAAAGGGGAAGATATCCCGCCTCGTTGAGTATGTCCTAAAACAGTAACTCGCGTTTCTGCACCGCTTTTTTCGGTAATTTGTTCGGCTAAGTATTGCCCAATACCCCCTAGGCGACAATCGGCAAAATGACCTTGTTCTAGCACCTCTCCTGCTTCAGTACAGACGGCTTCGGAGACGACGGCAATGGAATAGTCCTGTCCTCTAGCCTGTCTTTTTTTGATATGTTCACAGATATTTTCAATCTTGTAGGGAATTTCAGGAATCATAATCATGTTTGCTCCCCCCGCAATTCCCGCATTGAGGGCAATATGTCCTG
Above is a genomic segment from Coleofasciculaceae cyanobacterium containing:
- a CDS encoding TIGR03943 family protein; this encodes MVNWYCADGNDSEILLYIMIPDKPIRSNSPQNKHNFPLVWIDGLALLSWGILLLKYAITGQYKLLIHPNYYGLVLGSGILLMALGMLKVKLILAGNYGNISEHISLLPPGFGSSLLLIVAIAGLLIPPQVLTSQTALKRGISDISLSSSQPQAFRVATKPEARSLIDWIRTINAYPEPDAYSGQPANVSGFVLHLEELPDNYLMLSRFVITCCAVDAYPIGIPVQLATNRSDYPPDTWLEIQGEMIAETISSRDRLDSNVTKKRSVVLAAKSITTIPTPADPYSYK
- a CDS encoding Ig-like domain-containing protein, with the protein product MKTEKQLQPIDRLAIGLIIVLALIMGLLIWGDSACDRNCIFNSGAKVSDFNWQNKTIGREDRAFVLSFNRPMDHASVEQNLSITPPLAGKISWSGLRLAYTLKSPAPYGETYQVSLAGATDRFTNQKQAGKTIAPFEGEFRSRDRAFAYIGTQGVEKGKLILFNWTQQQPQILTPDNLTVFDFEPYSQGDRILFSAADTKLGIKGIQNLQLYRVNTGLNVKPANNLRVELILDNQKYQNNKFDLAQDGETIVVQRLNRNNPTEYGLWMIVDHQPAQLITDEQIGDFLIAPDSQTVAVAQGEGIALLPLEADAQPLDFLPRFGQVLDFTADGTGAAMIDYNTDKAKLRYTRSLFYVNTQGIQKELLNTAGSIQNCQFDPTATHLYCWLTELKTGKEYIEQPYIAEIDLKTKQTRTLVSLTDYQDSKLSIAPDGLGILFERSLSNSVTDSQSNKSLWLLIPSDEQANSISNAEQLPFMGFRPQWLP
- a CDS encoding type II toxin-antitoxin system HicB family antitoxin codes for the protein MNSLQNYTVVIRPDDNNTFVAYVSAIEGCHAWGKTSPSSKSRIK
- a CDS encoding DUF262 domain-containing protein, translating into MTAITIEGAGYPIRKVFSNDFVFKIPNYQRPYAWTTEETEQLFIDLIDALGDESTDIHKITPYFFGNIVLIKPINKSKSKVVDGQKRLTTLTILYPFTI